A section of the Akkermansia muciniphila genome encodes:
- a CDS encoding HU family DNA-binding protein codes for MNKTEFIRELQRELGEGVTPRQAEHALNAVLDTIAKSVRRRSLVKFRGFGSFAVKHRRARVVRHPENGSKLFVHESSTMKFRPSSRLWEK; via the coding sequence ATGAATAAAACAGAATTCATTCGGGAATTGCAGCGGGAACTGGGGGAAGGCGTAACTCCCCGGCAGGCGGAACACGCGCTGAACGCCGTGCTGGACACGATTGCGAAGTCGGTACGGAGGCGGTCGCTGGTCAAATTCCGCGGCTTCGGGTCGTTCGCCGTCAAGCATCGCCGTGCGCGGGTGGTGCGCCATCCGGAAAACGGCAGCAAGCTGTTTGTGCATGAATCAAGCACCATGAAATTCCGGCCTTCCTCCCGCCTGTGGGAAAAGTAA
- a CDS encoding alpha-galactosidase gives MTPDSVHLLTRSSQMTLFRDEQGRVRRAYYGPRLREPGDALANAAEAPLLYSTLGDSVTGLPNASEEYSVCVTQADGTLSLRLECQGWEVLELDDDREEAVFYGKDPSYPVRVEIHVRSHRESDAFLQWAVIRNEGREGIRLHRAASAQLNLRAERYFITSFRGTWGGESLMSEEEVARGHELSLVSGTGTRAAQEGSPGFIISLDGPAREDAGEVVLGALAWPGNYRIWFRHSPYHYLFAGAGLDVAPAPYLLDGGGVFETPPLILVHSGSGKGEASRRIHRWARRYGLRGGGTERLVLLNSWEGVYFSFTEKVLHGMMKRAAELGMELFVLDDGWFGNKFPRNDARAGLGDWQVNRDKLPHGLEGLIHQAEKLGMRFGIWVEPEMVNPRSELYRKHPEWVIGLPHRENRLERSQYLLDLSNPDVCAYILEAMRELLGRHPGISYVKWDCNRKISDPGSPWLDASHQGNLSIDYVRGYEAILDALAAQFPDVTFQACSSGGGRADYGTMRRHHEFWTSDNTDACERVFMQWGIGHLFPAISMAAHVTASPNHQTKRVTPLKFRFDVAMSGRLGFELQPCDMTKEEVEFSKRALAEYKRIRPVVQFGDLYRLSSPYESRVASLMYVHEKRAVVFAWLMDKWLADSPPPLRLKGLDPAARYLVREINLDESGPLTNAHKRVLGGDFLMDAGIRINWKTIFQSVCMEVTETEA, from the coding sequence ATGACGCCGGACTCCGTTCATTTGCTGACCCGTTCCTCCCAGATGACCCTGTTCAGGGATGAACAGGGCCGCGTGCGCCGCGCCTATTACGGGCCGCGGCTGCGTGAACCGGGGGATGCCCTGGCAAACGCCGCGGAGGCCCCCCTTCTGTACTCCACCCTGGGGGATTCCGTGACAGGGCTTCCCAATGCGTCGGAGGAATACTCCGTTTGCGTAACCCAGGCGGACGGAACTCTTTCCCTGCGCCTGGAATGCCAGGGGTGGGAAGTTCTGGAACTGGATGACGACCGGGAAGAAGCCGTCTTTTACGGGAAAGACCCTTCCTACCCCGTACGGGTGGAAATTCACGTGCGCTCCCACCGGGAATCGGACGCCTTCCTTCAATGGGCGGTGATACGGAACGAGGGGAGGGAAGGCATACGCCTGCACCGCGCTGCGTCCGCACAACTGAATCTGCGTGCGGAACGGTACTTCATCACCAGCTTCCGCGGCACATGGGGCGGGGAATCCCTGATGAGCGAGGAGGAAGTGGCCCGGGGCCATGAACTTTCCCTGGTTTCCGGCACCGGGACCCGCGCCGCCCAGGAGGGAAGCCCCGGCTTCATCATCTCCCTGGACGGTCCGGCGCGAGAGGATGCGGGGGAAGTGGTTCTGGGGGCGCTGGCGTGGCCCGGCAACTACCGGATATGGTTCCGGCACAGCCCGTATCACTACCTCTTTGCCGGGGCGGGGCTGGACGTGGCCCCCGCTCCCTATCTGCTGGATGGAGGCGGAGTGTTTGAAACGCCTCCCCTCATTCTGGTGCACAGTGGAAGCGGGAAGGGGGAAGCCTCCCGGCGCATCCACCGCTGGGCGCGCCGCTACGGCCTGCGCGGAGGCGGCACGGAACGGCTTGTCTTGCTGAACTCATGGGAGGGAGTGTACTTCTCCTTTACGGAAAAAGTGCTGCACGGCATGATGAAGCGTGCGGCGGAGCTGGGCATGGAGCTCTTTGTGCTGGATGACGGCTGGTTTGGCAATAAATTCCCGCGCAATGACGCCCGGGCCGGGCTGGGGGACTGGCAGGTGAACCGGGACAAATTGCCCCATGGGCTGGAAGGCCTGATCCACCAGGCGGAAAAGCTGGGGATGCGCTTCGGCATCTGGGTGGAGCCGGAAATGGTGAATCCCCGGTCGGAACTCTACCGGAAGCATCCGGAATGGGTGATCGGCCTCCCGCACCGGGAAAACAGGCTGGAACGCAGCCAGTATCTGTTGGACTTGAGCAATCCGGACGTGTGCGCCTACATTCTTGAAGCCATGCGGGAGCTGCTGGGGCGGCATCCCGGCATTTCCTACGTCAAGTGGGACTGCAACCGCAAAATCTCCGACCCCGGCTCCCCCTGGCTGGACGCTTCCCATCAGGGGAACCTGTCCATTGACTATGTGCGCGGCTATGAAGCCATTCTTGATGCGCTGGCGGCCCAGTTCCCGGACGTGACGTTCCAGGCCTGTTCCTCCGGCGGAGGCCGCGCGGACTATGGAACCATGCGGAGGCATCATGAATTCTGGACGTCCGACAATACGGACGCCTGTGAACGCGTGTTCATGCAGTGGGGCATAGGCCATTTATTCCCGGCCATCTCCATGGCCGCCCATGTGACGGCCTCCCCCAACCATCAGACGAAGCGCGTTACGCCGCTGAAATTCCGCTTTGATGTTGCCATGTCGGGCCGTCTGGGCTTTGAGCTCCAGCCCTGCGACATGACGAAGGAGGAAGTGGAATTTTCCAAACGGGCGCTGGCGGAATACAAGCGCATCCGCCCCGTGGTCCAGTTCGGGGACCTGTACCGCCTGTCCTCCCCGTATGAAAGCCGGGTGGCCTCCCTGATGTACGTCCATGAAAAACGGGCCGTCGTCTTCGCCTGGCTGATGGACAAATGGCTGGCGGATTCCCCGCCGCCCCTGCGCCTGAAAGGCCTGGACCCTGCCGCCAGATACCTGGTCCGGGAAATCAACCTGGATGAGAGCGGCCCCCTGACCAACGCCCATAAACGGGTGCTGGGCGGCGATTTCCTGATGGACGCCGGAATCCGCATCAACTGGAAAACTATCTTCCAGTCCGTTTGCATGGAGGTGACGGAAACGGAGGCTTAA
- a CDS encoding aspartate:alanine exchanger family transporter, protein MFDILLNHNTLVLFGIIFFGIALGSIKIYGLNLGLSGVLFVALAAGHYRLAIPNGVGQLGLALFVYCVGLSAGNRFFSAIAKQGSKLAVMSVVIVGVSALFTCLFGIWFNVPAGISSGIFAGACTSTPALAAATESLPGASGSGVSIGYGIAYPFGVVGVVLFVQLLPRLLHFDLNKEAKAMHSKQEASIISRLVRVTQPNLIGQNIADCKLLDGLHCMVTRVVRNDRLMPLTPEDTFREGTEVLIVGNSDTMPHDVAFLGEVCDNPYPMDSQKERRKLILTNKNYAGRKLRDLKTLRTDGVIISRISRLGFTFVPTGDTTLERNDVLTVVGSPENLTKYGDKIGHRSQDMNQTDLLSLGFGLSLGIILGLVNFSLGNGLGISLGIAGGPLIVALLLGHFGRLGPIVGYIPRPTRLLLQDLGLVFFLADAGIKGGADLVTTVATHGAAVFIMGVIVTCSGMFAGYFVGMKVFKMNILECLGGICGGMTSTPALGAIASKTDSQAPVVSYATAYPVALILMTIIAKVIIQTIGGVVGV, encoded by the coding sequence ATGTTCGACATCCTGCTCAACCACAACACCCTGGTTCTCTTCGGAATCATCTTCTTCGGCATCGCCCTTGGCAGCATTAAAATATACGGCCTGAACCTCGGCCTCTCCGGCGTCCTCTTCGTCGCCCTCGCCGCCGGGCACTACCGCCTGGCCATCCCCAACGGCGTAGGGCAGCTGGGCCTGGCGCTTTTCGTTTACTGCGTGGGCTTGAGCGCGGGCAACCGCTTCTTCTCCGCCATTGCCAAGCAGGGCAGCAAGCTGGCGGTCATGTCCGTGGTGATTGTAGGCGTTTCCGCCCTCTTCACCTGCCTCTTCGGCATCTGGTTCAATGTTCCCGCGGGGATTTCCTCCGGCATCTTCGCTGGCGCGTGCACCAGCACTCCGGCCCTGGCGGCGGCCACGGAAAGCCTGCCGGGAGCCTCCGGCAGCGGCGTCAGCATCGGCTACGGCATCGCCTACCCGTTCGGCGTGGTGGGCGTGGTCCTCTTCGTCCAGCTTCTCCCGCGCCTGCTGCACTTTGACCTGAACAAGGAAGCCAAGGCCATGCACTCCAAGCAGGAGGCCAGCATCATTTCACGCCTGGTCCGCGTCACGCAGCCCAACCTGATCGGACAAAACATTGCGGACTGCAAGCTGCTGGACGGCCTGCACTGCATGGTCACCCGCGTGGTGCGCAACGACAGGCTGATGCCCCTGACGCCGGAAGACACGTTCCGGGAGGGAACGGAAGTCCTCATCGTGGGCAATAGCGATACGATGCCGCACGACGTCGCCTTTCTGGGGGAAGTGTGCGACAACCCCTACCCCATGGACTCCCAGAAGGAGCGCCGCAAGCTGATCCTGACCAACAAGAACTACGCCGGGCGCAAGCTCCGCGATCTGAAAACCCTGCGCACGGACGGCGTGATCATCTCCCGCATCTCCCGCCTGGGCTTCACCTTCGTCCCCACGGGGGACACCACGCTGGAACGCAATGACGTGCTGACCGTGGTGGGTTCCCCGGAAAACCTCACCAAATACGGGGACAAAATCGGCCACCGCAGCCAGGACATGAACCAGACGGACCTTCTTTCCCTCGGGTTCGGCCTCTCGCTCGGCATCATTCTGGGGCTGGTCAACTTCAGCCTGGGCAACGGCCTGGGCATCTCCCTAGGGATTGCCGGCGGTCCGCTGATTGTGGCCCTGCTGCTCGGCCACTTCGGCCGCCTGGGCCCCATCGTGGGCTACATCCCGCGCCCCACCCGCCTTCTTTTGCAGGACCTGGGCCTGGTCTTCTTCCTGGCTGACGCCGGCATCAAGGGCGGCGCGGACCTGGTCACCACCGTGGCGACGCATGGCGCGGCCGTTTTCATCATGGGCGTCATCGTCACCTGCTCCGGCATGTTCGCCGGGTACTTTGTGGGCATGAAGGTCTTCAAGATGAACATCCTGGAATGCCTGGGCGGCATCTGCGGAGGCATGACCTCCACCCCGGCCCTGGGCGCCATCGCCAGCAAGACGGACTCCCAGGCCCCCGTGGTCAGCTACGCCACCGCCTACCCCGTGGCCCTCATCCTGATGACCATCATCGCGAAAGTCATCATCCAGACCATCGGCGGCGTGGTGGGCGTTTAG
- a CDS encoding anaerobic ribonucleoside-triphosphate reductase activating protein, with the protein MGTGRGIADITPLTLLDFPNKVACIFWLRGCNLFCQYCYNVSLVRGTGSPAGDRTDYLDFLRDRVGFLDGVVLSGGECTLCPDLIPICREIRQLGFAIKIDTNGTRPAVVKALVEEGLCDYIALDYKAPPEQYGAVTGRPDLFPSFSETLDYLIASETAFEVRTTVHPDLLTEDHVNNIIRDLTKRGYGGNYFVQNFYLTKQTLNSLPAPSRLFDRTRLEAASIPVRFRNFEFAPGED; encoded by the coding sequence ATGGGAACGGGTCGGGGCATAGCGGACATCACGCCGCTCACCTTGCTGGATTTTCCAAATAAGGTGGCCTGCATCTTCTGGCTGAGAGGTTGTAACTTGTTTTGTCAGTACTGTTACAACGTCTCCCTGGTCAGAGGAACGGGCTCTCCTGCCGGAGACCGGACGGACTACCTTGATTTCCTTAGAGATCGGGTGGGATTTCTGGACGGGGTAGTCCTGTCCGGCGGCGAATGCACGCTGTGTCCCGACCTTATCCCCATCTGCCGCGAGATACGGCAGCTAGGCTTCGCGATTAAAATAGACACCAACGGCACCAGGCCCGCCGTGGTGAAAGCGCTGGTGGAGGAGGGGCTTTGCGACTACATCGCCCTGGACTACAAGGCTCCCCCGGAACAATACGGCGCCGTCACCGGCAGGCCGGACCTCTTCCCCTCCTTTTCCGAAACGCTGGACTACCTGATCGCCTCTGAAACCGCTTTTGAAGTCAGAACCACCGTCCATCCCGATTTATTGACGGAAGATCACGTCAACAACATCATACGCGACTTGACAAAGCGCGGGTATGGGGGCAACTACTTCGTGCAAAATTTCTACCTGACCAAACAAACACTCAACTCTCTCCCCGCGCCAAGCCGGTTGTTTGACCGGACCCGGCTGGAGGCCGCCTCCATCCCCGTCCGTTTCCGCAACTTTGAGTTCGCCCCGGGAGAAGACTGA
- the nrdD gene encoding anaerobic ribonucleoside-triphosphate reductase: MTKQEILSKYAQDRTRCTVYTRVMGYHRPVETFNAGKQGEFHDRVHFVEPGRPCSCSAQTEQPR, translated from the coding sequence ATGACCAAACAGGAAATATTAAGCAAATACGCACAGGACCGGACCCGCTGCACCGTTTATACGCGCGTCATGGGCTATCACCGCCCTGTGGAAACCTTCAACGCCGGCAAACAGGGCGAGTTCCATGACCGCGTCCACTTTGTGGAACCGGGCCGTCCCTGCTCCTGCTCCGCCCAAACGGAACAGCCGCGGTAA
- a CDS encoding ribonucleoside triphosphate reductase, with product MATSIIKRSGKKEQYQGYKIEEAIKNAFHSSGTAYNRSIYEEVEAKLSHQDSAHVEEIQDMIERALFRCGYFDTAKTFITYRFLHKMQREQLGGLYSGNTYVDCKQTVEEYIGQSDWRIAANSNTTYSNAGLINNTAGKVIANYWLDQVYSAREGAAHREGDYHIHDLDCLTGYCAGWSLRNLLNEGFNGVRSRVNSRPPRHFREALGQMANFLGILQSEWAGAQAFSSFDTFLAPYAFKDQADFTRIKKDIRSFVYNLNVPSRWGQSPFTNVTIDWTVPRDLRDQAPFSGGEHLFEGVEDPALIALARERGADKLTELTYKHFQKEMNLINKAFYEVLTEGDSTGQPFTFPIPTVNITEDFDWEGENVPLLFENAAKIGSSYFQNFIGSQYTVNEHGERVADERAYKPDAVRSMCCRLQLDLRELLKRGGGLFGSAEMTGSIGVVTINLARLGYLFKQNREALFARLGELLDLAKSCLEKKRAFVQEMYDRGLYPYTRRYLPTFRNHFSTIGVNGMNELLRNFSNDTMDITSEEGRAFAAEILEFIRLRMQEYQEETGNLYNLEATPAEGTTHRFAREDQKRYPDILQAGPVGQRYYTNSSQLPVDHTSDLFRALQLQDELQCCYTGGTVFHMYMNEAISSPEACRDIVRKVLTRFRMPYLTVTPLFSVCDKHGYLRGEHEYCPFCDEELLHIHRHE from the coding sequence ATGGCAACAAGCATCATCAAGCGTTCCGGAAAAAAGGAACAATACCAGGGCTACAAAATTGAGGAAGCCATCAAGAACGCGTTCCACAGCTCCGGCACCGCCTACAATCGTTCCATTTATGAAGAAGTGGAAGCCAAGCTGAGCCATCAGGACAGCGCGCATGTGGAAGAAATCCAGGACATGATCGAACGCGCCCTGTTCCGCTGCGGATACTTTGACACGGCCAAGACCTTCATCACCTACCGTTTCCTGCACAAAATGCAGCGCGAGCAGCTCGGGGGCCTCTATTCCGGCAACACGTACGTGGACTGCAAGCAGACGGTGGAGGAATACATCGGCCAGAGCGACTGGCGCATCGCCGCCAACTCCAACACCACATATTCCAACGCGGGGCTGATCAACAACACGGCGGGCAAGGTAATTGCCAACTACTGGCTGGACCAGGTTTATTCCGCACGGGAGGGGGCCGCCCACCGGGAAGGAGACTACCACATCCATGACCTGGACTGCCTGACCGGGTACTGCGCCGGGTGGAGCCTGCGCAACCTGCTCAACGAAGGCTTCAACGGCGTGCGCAGCCGCGTGAACAGCAGGCCGCCGCGCCACTTCCGGGAAGCCCTGGGCCAGATGGCCAACTTCCTGGGCATTCTGCAAAGCGAATGGGCCGGAGCCCAGGCCTTCAGCTCCTTTGACACCTTCCTGGCTCCCTACGCCTTCAAGGACCAGGCGGATTTCACGCGCATCAAGAAAGACATCCGCAGCTTCGTCTACAACCTGAACGTGCCCTCCCGCTGGGGGCAGTCCCCCTTCACCAACGTCACGATTGACTGGACCGTGCCGCGGGACCTGCGGGACCAGGCCCCCTTCAGCGGCGGGGAGCACCTCTTTGAAGGGGTGGAGGACCCGGCCCTGATCGCCCTGGCGCGGGAACGCGGCGCGGACAAGCTGACGGAACTGACCTACAAGCACTTTCAAAAGGAAATGAACCTGATCAACAAGGCCTTTTACGAGGTGCTCACGGAAGGGGACAGCACCGGGCAGCCCTTCACCTTCCCCATCCCCACCGTCAACATCACGGAAGACTTTGACTGGGAAGGGGAAAACGTGCCCCTCCTGTTTGAAAACGCCGCCAAGATCGGCTCCTCCTACTTCCAGAACTTCATCGGCAGCCAGTACACCGTGAATGAACACGGGGAACGCGTGGCGGACGAACGGGCCTATAAGCCGGACGCCGTGCGCTCCATGTGCTGCCGCCTCCAGCTGGACCTGCGGGAGCTGCTCAAGCGCGGCGGCGGCCTCTTCGGCTCCGCGGAAATGACCGGCTCCATCGGCGTGGTGACCATCAACCTGGCCCGGCTGGGCTACCTGTTCAAGCAGAACCGGGAAGCCCTGTTCGCCCGGCTGGGGGAACTGCTGGACCTGGCCAAATCCTGCCTGGAAAAGAAAAGGGCCTTCGTCCAGGAGATGTATGACCGCGGCCTGTACCCTTACACCAGGCGCTACCTTCCCACCTTCCGCAACCACTTTTCCACCATCGGGGTCAACGGCATGAACGAGCTGCTGCGCAACTTCTCCAATGATACGATGGACATCACCTCCGAGGAAGGCAGGGCCTTTGCGGCGGAAATCCTGGAATTCATCCGCCTGCGCATGCAGGAGTACCAGGAGGAAACCGGCAACCTGTACAACCTGGAAGCCACGCCCGCGGAAGGCACCACCCACCGCTTCGCCCGGGAGGACCAGAAGCGCTATCCGGACATCCTCCAGGCCGGGCCCGTGGGGCAGCGTTATTACACGAACAGCTCCCAGCTCCCCGTGGACCATACGAGCGACCTGTTCCGGGCGCTCCAGCTCCAGGACGAACTCCAGTGCTGCTACACGGGGGGAACCGTCTTCCACATGTACATGAATGAAGCCATCAGCTCCCCGGAAGCCTGCCGGGACATCGTCCGCAAGGTGCTGACCCGCTTCCGCATGCCGTACCTGACGGTCACCCCGCTCTTCTCCGTCTGCGACAAGCACGGCTACCTGCGCGGGGAGCATGAATACTGCCCCTTCTGCGATGAAGAGCTGCTCCACATTCACAGGCACGAATAA
- a CDS encoding glycoside hydrolase family 88 protein → MNFFSFSKNGWRKSFLLLVLPALSAGSPASGAPADWNEKTIRDNLRLVAKWQAEHPKKRSPLHWACGAFYSGLAQYGLAVPEGPGLPLLRKVGEGQQWKTLKRHYHADDHAVGHAWMEMAMEDGNPAAAEKIRAVLDGVMNRPSSASLQFGTPDCQDRWSWSDALFMSPPVFVKLAAYTGNPRYLEFMDREYKLTCGYLFDRKEGLFFRDSRYFTIPAANGKKMFWSRGNGWVIAGLPLILQDMPADWPSRPFYVDLLKRLAAALKKCQSPDGSWHASLLDPEEPPLKEMSGTLFIMYGMLWGVNQGYLDADEYLPVIRRAWKAACDSVSAEGALGWVQPIADKPGHYSGEDTEAYGAGAYLMAGTELRKYVIGRSHPQKKTVTVTNPLNTFRPGETVSVPWPSGVSGNTAALRVFDVRHGRVIPHQLADTDEDGRKDTLFFQGNFRPGTVRDFWILNDSSLKAAPSADVCYSRAVPERLDDFAWENDVTAHRIYGPAVARPAPAGEGLVSSGTDVWSKYPGVPVINEFYKKGDYHRDHGSGLDMYNVGPGRGCGGIAAFRDGKPHVSGNWSSARTLYNGPVQTAFEVGYAPWDVGGGVRVAETRRVTLDAGSRFSKVRSTLTIQGAETVKAGVGMDTGKGRNAYETVTKDRKGGGLITAWSRPRKNDGCLGTAVIVPWLPEGGAADPEGCTYWVTEAVNGKPFEWFLGAVWNKASTIKSSAAWEAEARRVRECVRHPLQVRVR, encoded by the coding sequence ATGAATTTCTTTTCCTTTTCAAAAAACGGATGGCGTAAATCCTTCCTGCTGCTGGTTCTTCCCGCGCTTTCTGCGGGGAGTCCCGCTTCCGGCGCTCCCGCGGACTGGAATGAAAAGACCATCCGGGATAATCTCCGCCTGGTGGCGAAATGGCAGGCGGAGCATCCCAAAAAACGCTCGCCGCTGCATTGGGCCTGTGGCGCCTTTTATTCCGGCCTGGCGCAGTATGGCCTGGCCGTTCCGGAAGGACCGGGGCTGCCGCTGCTGCGGAAAGTTGGGGAAGGGCAGCAATGGAAAACCCTGAAACGGCATTACCATGCGGACGATCACGCCGTGGGGCATGCCTGGATGGAAATGGCGATGGAGGACGGCAATCCCGCCGCGGCGGAGAAAATACGCGCCGTGCTGGACGGGGTGATGAACCGGCCATCCTCCGCTTCCCTCCAGTTCGGGACTCCCGACTGCCAGGACCGCTGGAGCTGGTCGGATGCCTTGTTCATGTCACCTCCCGTGTTCGTGAAGCTGGCGGCCTATACCGGGAACCCCCGGTATCTGGAATTCATGGACAGGGAATACAAGCTCACCTGCGGCTATCTTTTCGACCGGAAGGAAGGCCTGTTTTTCCGTGATTCCCGTTATTTCACCATCCCGGCGGCTAATGGGAAAAAGATGTTCTGGAGCCGGGGCAACGGCTGGGTGATTGCCGGACTGCCGCTTATTCTTCAGGACATGCCCGCGGACTGGCCCTCCCGCCCTTTTTACGTGGATCTGCTCAAGCGCCTGGCGGCGGCCCTGAAAAAATGCCAGTCGCCCGACGGTTCCTGGCACGCCAGCCTGCTGGACCCGGAAGAGCCCCCCTTGAAGGAGATGAGCGGCACCCTCTTTATCATGTACGGGATGCTGTGGGGGGTGAACCAGGGGTATCTGGATGCGGATGAGTACCTTCCCGTCATCCGCAGGGCGTGGAAGGCCGCCTGTGATTCCGTCAGCGCGGAAGGCGCGCTGGGCTGGGTGCAGCCCATTGCGGACAAGCCGGGCCATTATTCCGGGGAGGATACGGAAGCATATGGCGCGGGCGCCTACCTGATGGCCGGGACCGAACTGCGCAAATACGTCATTGGCCGGAGCCATCCGCAGAAAAAGACCGTGACCGTCACGAACCCCCTGAATACGTTCCGCCCAGGTGAGACCGTATCGGTGCCGTGGCCGTCCGGAGTTTCCGGGAATACCGCCGCCCTTCGCGTGTTTGACGTCCGCCATGGGCGCGTTATCCCGCACCAACTGGCGGATACGGATGAAGACGGCAGGAAGGATACCCTTTTCTTCCAAGGTAATTTCCGGCCCGGAACAGTCCGTGATTTCTGGATTCTGAATGATTCCTCCCTGAAGGCGGCTCCTTCCGCGGATGTCTGTTACAGCCGTGCGGTGCCGGAACGACTGGATGATTTTGCCTGGGAAAACGATGTGACGGCGCACCGGATTTACGGGCCTGCCGTTGCCAGGCCCGCTCCGGCGGGGGAGGGCCTGGTTTCCAGCGGAACGGATGTGTGGAGCAAGTATCCGGGAGTGCCTGTCATCAATGAATTTTACAAGAAGGGCGATTATCACCGGGACCATGGCAGCGGCCTGGACATGTACAATGTGGGACCGGGCCGCGGCTGCGGAGGCATCGCCGCGTTCAGGGATGGGAAACCGCATGTGTCCGGCAACTGGTCCAGTGCCAGGACTCTGTACAACGGTCCGGTCCAGACCGCCTTTGAAGTGGGTTATGCGCCGTGGGACGTGGGCGGCGGCGTACGCGTGGCGGAAACGCGGAGGGTGACTCTGGACGCCGGAAGCCGTTTTTCCAAAGTCCGCAGCACCTTGACCATCCAGGGGGCTGAAACGGTGAAGGCCGGCGTGGGAATGGATACCGGAAAGGGCAGGAATGCTTATGAAACGGTTACGAAGGACCGGAAAGGCGGCGGCTTGATTACCGCGTGGAGCAGGCCCCGGAAGAATGACGGATGCCTGGGAACCGCCGTGATCGTGCCATGGCTTCCGGAAGGCGGGGCAGCGGATCCGGAAGGCTGTACCTATTGGGTTACGGAGGCGGTTAACGGAAAGCCCTTTGAGTGGTTCCTGGGGGCGGTTTGGAACAAGGCTTCTACTATCAAATCCTCTGCCGCCTGGGAGGCGGAGGCGCGCCGCGTCCGGGAGTGCGTCAGGCATCCCCTGCAAGTCCGGGTACGGTAG